The DNA region TGTAGCAAAGAAGGTGAGTAGATGAAACAAATAAGCAGTCGCTTTTCGATGGCAGTCCATATTCTCTCGATGATTACGTTGGATCCCATATATAGTACAGGTGATCGAATTGCACGTAGCATTAATAGTAACCCTGTTGTAATTAGAAGGATTATGGCCCAGCTCAAAAAAGCAGGGTATATTGAAACAAAACCAGGAGTTGCGGGGGCCTCCCTTCTGGTATCGCCCGAAAGATTAACCCTGCTGGATATCTTTCAAGCGGTCGAATCTGTGGAAGGAAATCAGCTTTTCAATTTTCACAAGAATACTGACCCCAATTGCTCTGTAGGTATGAACATTGAATCGATACTATTACCAAAACTCTCTAATGCGCAGAAGGTCATGGAGCATGAACTGGCTTCTGTTACCCTAGCTCAAATTGTGGAGCAAATACGGACAGAGGCAAATGTAAAATAAAGCTACTCCTACGGTGTATGGAGTAGCTTTATTTTACATTTTTTAATTTTTCACCAATCAAACAGTAGATTGCGCAGGCTCTACATATTCAATAAAACTGCCATCGGGATGCTGCACAAAAATGCTTGGACCAATAGGACCATACTGATCCCTTATT from Paenibacillus sp. JNUCC-31 includes:
- a CDS encoding Rrf2 family transcriptional regulator, whose translation is MKQISSRFSMAVHILSMITLDPIYSTGDRIARSINSNPVVIRRIMAQLKKAGYIETKPGVAGASLLVSPERLTLLDIFQAVESVEGNQLFNFHKNTDPNCSVGMNIESILLPKLSNAQKVMEHELASVTLAQIVEQIRTEANVK